The following coding sequences are from one Brienomyrus brachyistius isolate T26 unplaced genomic scaffold, BBRACH_0.4 scaffold120, whole genome shotgun sequence window:
- the clcn6 gene encoding H(+)/Cl(-) exchange transporter 6 isoform X2, which translates to MTRVLSMGSDGPVKMACCGSCLCCQCCCREGETRTPEELTILGETREDEDEILPRKDYESLDYDRCINEPYVDVLEGIDNKKAKKYEAVKWMLVFVIGVSIGMVGLFVDFFVRLFTQLKFSLVGRSVEECSERGCLALSLLELLAFNMAFVFIASMFVLIEPIAVGSGIPEIKSYLNGVKIPGIVRLRTFLCKALGVLFAVAGGLFVGKEGPMIHSGAIVGAGLPQFQSITFRKIHLNFPYFRSDRDKRDFVSAGAAAGVAAAFGAPIGGTLFSLEEGSSFWNQALTWKVLFCSMSATFTLNFFRSGINYNKWGSFQLPGLLNFGEFRCLNGDKSCHLWTAVDLAFFVIMGIVGGLLGALFNCMNKRLAKYRMRNVHPKAKFIRVLESLLISLVTTVVIFVASMTLGECRDLLPPTSNNTTTLVSGNENVSSTVKQFFCPNKTYNDMATLFFNPQEVAINQLFHQDGTFSPVTLTIFFVLYFLLACWTYGVSVPSGLFVPSLLCGAAFGRLVANVLKINIGMNIYSGTFALIGAAAFLGGVVRMTISLTVILIESTNEITYGLPIMITLMVAKWTGDFFNKGIYDIHIKLKGVPLLEWETEAEMDKLTASDIMEPNLTYVYPHTRIQSLVSILRTTVYHAFPVVTENRDNEKEFMKGNILISNNIRFKGGLPINILHRAPEKVEPALPANMSASWKNSCFFCGGGVGIGVLN; encoded by the exons ATGACGCGCGTGTTGTCAATGGGATCCGATGGGCCGGTGAAAATGGCGTGTTGTGGGAGCTGTCTGTGCtgccagtgctgctgcagggaaggcgagacgcggacccccgaGGAACTG ACAATTCTTGGGGAGACACGCGAAGATGAAGATGAGATCCTTCCACGGAAAGATTATgag AGCTTGGACTATGACAGGTGCATCAATGAACCGTATGTCGACGTCCTGGAGGGCATTGATAATAAG AAAGCAAAGAAGTATGAAGCTGTGAAGTGGATGTTGGTGTTTGTAATAGGAGTTTCCATCGGCATG GTTGGCCTTTTTGTGGACTTCTTCGTCAGACTGTTCACTCAGCTGAAGTTTAGTTTGGTTGGAAGAT CTGTGGAGGAGTGCAGTGAGAGAGGCTGCCTGGCTCTTTCTCTGCTGGAGCTGCTGGCCTTCAACATGGCCTTCGTCTTCATCGCCAGCATGTTTGTACTCATCGAG CCCATAGCAGTCGGTTCTGGCATCCCAGAGATCAAGAGCTACCTGAACGGGGTGAAGATTCCTGGCATCGTCCGTCTCCGCACGTTCCTCTGCAAGGCCCTCGGTGTTCTGTTCGCAGTGGCTGGAG GTCTCTTTGTGGGGAAGGAGGGACCGATGATACACAGCGGAGCCATTGTTGGTGCTGGGCTTCCTCAG TTTCAGAGCATCACATTCCGGAAGATCCACCTTAACTTCCCCTATTTCCGTAGCGACAG AGACAAGCGGGACTTCGTGTCTGCGGGGGCAGCGGCAGGCGTGGCGGCTGCCTTCGGGGCCCCCATCGGGGGGACGCTCTTCAGCCTGGAGGAGGGCTCCTCTTTCTGGAACCAGGCCCTCACCTGGAAAGTG CTCTTCTGCTCCATGTCGGCCACTTTCACCCTCAACTTTTTCCGCTCGGGAATCAACTACAACAAGTGGGGCTCCTTCCAACTGCCTGGCCTGCTCAACTTCGGCGAGTTCAGG tgtctGAATGGGGACAAGAGTTGCCACTTGTGGACAGCAGTGGACCTGGCATTCTTTGTGATCATGGGTATCGTGGGTGGCCTCTTGGGGGCGCTCTTCAATTGCATGAACAAGAGGCTGGCCAAGTACCGCATGAGGAATGTGCACCCCAAGGCTAAGTTCATCAG GGTGCTGGAGAGTCTGCTCATCTCCTTGGTAACGACAGTGGTGATATTCGTGGCCTCCATGACTCTGGGAGAGTGCCGTGACCTCTTGCCTCCAACATCCAACAACACCACCACTCTG GTGTCTGGGAACGAGAACGTCAGCTCCACCGTGAAGCAGTTCTTCTGCCCGAATAAGACGTACAACGACATGGCTACGCTCTTCTTTAACCCCCAAGAGGTGGCCATCAACCAACTGTTCCACCAAGACG GTACCTTCAGTCCGGTGACTCTGACCATCTTCTTCGTGCTCTACTTCCTGCTGGCCTGCTGGACGTACGGAGTCTCCGTTCCCAGCGGCCTTTTCGTTCCCTCCCTGCTCTGTGGTGCGGCCTTCGGCCGTCTGGTGGCCAACGTCCTCAAAAT AAACATTGGCATGAACATATACTCGGGAACCTTCGCTCTGATTGGTGCGGCCGCCTTCCTGGGAGGCGTGGTCCGCATGACCATCAGCCTCACTGTAATTCTTATAGAATCAACCAATGAAATCACATATGGGCTGCCAATTATGATAACACTAATG GTGGCAAAGTGGACCGGGGATTTCTTCAACAAGGGCATATATGACATCCACATTAAGCTGAAGGGCGTTCCTCTTCTGGAGTGGGAGACGGAGGCGGAGATGGACAA GCTGACGGCCAGTGACATCATGGAGCCCAACCTGACCTATGTGTACCCACACACTCGCATCCAGTCCCTGGTGAGCATCCTGAGGACCACGGTGTACCACGCCTTCCCGGTGGTGACCGAGAACCGGGACAACGAGAAGGAGTTCATGAAAGGCAACATCCTCATCAGTAACAACATTCGGTTCAAG gGGGGCCTCCCAATTAACATTTTGCATAGGGCCCCAGAAAAGGTGGAGCCGGCCCTGCCTGCAAATATGTCAGCTTCTTGGAAAaacagctgttttttttgtggggggggggtgggaataGGAGTTTTAAATTAA